In Mercenaria mercenaria strain notata chromosome 13, MADL_Memer_1, whole genome shotgun sequence, the DNA window ataagtattttaagtttcaagtcaaaagctttgatagtaatagagatatttgactttatcaaaaactttaaccaaaaattctaagttaaaaatgggcctaattctgtcaaaattccaatcagagttatggggattgtttctcctgatatAGAATTTGATAGCAAATaagtactttaagtttcaagtcaatagctttaatagtaacagagatatttgactttatcaaaaacttcaaccaacggcgatgccgacgctggggcgagtgcaacaggtctactttttctttgaaaagtcaagctaaaaaacctAGAGTTACCATATTAGAGTATTTCAATTTGTTTgaatgtgttaagtttcaatccaatacacaTACTGGTGACTGTTACTTAGATATAGTTTGCTAGTtgcttgcaaaactttaactgatTTTTCTTAGCCTAAAAACGTTTTAGGCTAAGAAAAATCAGTTAAAGTTCAAGGGctataatttgaattaaattcactAAAGAGTTATCTTACTTGATAATTTCAGTAATTCTTACGACTTTAAGGGAgccttgtgttaagtttcaatccaaagCATGCAATGGTTACTGATTTAttaacttgcatgaaaaactttatatataataacCAAAGTctggaaaactttaaccaaagtctGGTGCCAATAACAATGCCAACACCCAGGTGAATAGAATGAATACTTGGTTCTGAAACAAAAAGTAGGCAACTGGTCATCCATTCTCGGAGACTTGAGAAGATTGTTTAGTCAATGATAATACGTGCATACTCACTTTGATATAAGAAAATGGACTGTTCAAGGATATTAATTATCATAAAAAactttcaatagtatttcagacACACCAAGTTAATGTTTAAATACGAGTAAACTGTAATACTTTACTTCTTTTCTAAATAAGTGAATTAAAAACAGTTTCTTGTATAGATATGATATTCATTTATTTGATATGTAGGTACTCCAATTAATGTTTAACAGAGAATGAGATTTCAATATGCGTATACAAAGAAAGTACAGCAATTTATATATTGTCAACGAAAAGTTCAGCTAACAAATTCAGATCAAAACTATaaacctgataaaaaaaaaacaacagaaatacatCCAGCATACTTGTATACCTGGGACTTTTTCCCTTCATAAACTGACTTGGTAAATGGGGCATCTATTTTGTACTACATTGAAATAATGTATTATAAAACTGACATGTTAACTGAAAGAAATAACAATTCATCTATGACAGTATATTTTAATGACTTGCCCATAAAATGACAGAGGGATCTGTTTCTGTCTGATTCTGTCGGTCTTAATgtagattttttaacaaaaattactTTCTTAGTGTTTCAGAAAAAACATCAGCAGTATCCGTGCCAGACCTACAACATGTCATTGTCAAAGCCCTCGAGTATCACAACTACTGCCCCAAGCACAGGTATGAGCAATACTGCAAATGTTTCCATTTTTCCTTCTTTTTGCCCCCAAATCTGTAGTTTACAATGCCTTTTACTCCAATTACCAGAATTGCTAGCATCCCcatattctgacaaaaattccCTGTATGCATGAAAAAACCCATGCTGTTATCCATTTGAAACTTTTACAGAGGTTTGTGATGTATATCTAATCCGTGGCTaagtcaaatataaataaaaaaatgctaaCAAATACAATAATGATACAAGTGGACGGACAGGTTCATAATAACTTTAGGCAAATGCTCACAATATAGATACTATACATACAGATTTCTGAGACACAATAATCAATTATCTTTATACATAATAGTTTTACCAAAATTTCAATTCTTAAACAGGTTAAAAATGcaattcttaaacttgttaaaaatGATGTTGGATGAAGTGACTTACCAtagtttgaaaaaagaaaagataaaaaaatgtaattaacttttagaataaaataCTAGGTCTAAAATTCACAGTCATCAACACTGAGGCATTTAATCTTCAAACTATGGTTTGATCTGATTGAATAGTATTTTCATATTCATCTAAGAGCTGTACTCGGAATTTCACAAAGGATCTGAAAAAGAGCTTTCTTCacaggaaactttaaaaaaaaaaaaaaatccttaaaaggTATTAACATAAACTGATCTCACAACTGTAATCTTAATTTATACTGATCATGCTGATTATCCAAAACAAAGCCTAGAACTGTGAGATCATTCAGTAAAAGacaattaattttataaatggCTAAGTTTTTACTGCCTTGAATACATTCCATGTATTGTCAGAGCAACAGATAAGCTTTCAGAATGAATTGGGTATTACCCCACCATTTTGGTTTTAATTGGGTATtgcctaaaatcaatagggtatTCTAACACATATTACCCCATGATGTTTACTTTTATTGGGTTTCCATGCATTCTCATTCCATTTGACTTGCCTTTAATCAGCAGCCATAGATACTTGATTTTTCATTCTCTCAACATTTTTACTGACATGAACACTGGAATGTGTAAACCTTATATAAGATTTTTTGTTTACTGTGCATATCAAATTGTCCAGTAGTTGGTCCAGTAGATCACTCACTACTTCATTTACAGGTGAATGACTTATGCAACTAGAAATAGTATCatttaatatatgtaaaacaacCTTCTCCCAATCTGAGACCAACAGGAAAAAATTGGTTATATTACAATATTACACTTAGACTGCTTTAATTCATCTGGATTTTTTCCTACCCTGATTTATGCCattaaattgctaacagacgctTATTGTGAGCGCATTACTGATACAGATGAAAAGTAGGATTGGTTCAGACTGTATATCGTTGTTATCGAGTACCCGAGACTGATACAACTGGCATATATAACATTATTCGAACAGTAGACACACGCTGACAAATGACTTAGTATTTCAAAGATACGCATGCATTGGGATGAGAATTGGGTATTTTGGCTTTTTGTTTGAGTTTTGATatgcattaaaaataaatctattgggtactttgcaaattttaattgggtatttacgcaaatacgcagcttatctgttCCTCTGTATTGTAACTACTACCAAGAAAGATTTCCCTAACATAAAGAGTTACAACAGTAATAAATTAAAGAGAAATATGTATTGGTCCCACAATATCAAATCTGTTCTTTTCAGTTAGATTCACACCATTTTAAGTCACTAAACAAATGCTATCATTATTTCTTCCTCTGTGCCGCTAACTGATTTTTCATTTCACACGTAAGCCAGTCTATTCCTTCATGAAGTCCCTCGCCAGTCAGGCCATTGCTTGCACAAATATGCCATGGTTTTTCACGTAAATTGTCAAGGCCCATGAGAGAAGATACCTTCACGCTAGACACTGCATCACGCAGGTCCATCTTGTttgcaaagaataaaactggaaCTCTTCTCTTTGCCATGTCAGGATGCTGAAGCACACTTTCCAGCTCGTCACGTGCAACAACCATACGAAGCTTATCACTGCTATCCACTACAAATATAATCCCCTGGCAATCCCTATAATACTGCTCCCATAGATTTCTGTATCTTCCCTGACCAGACATATCAAAAGCTGTTATAGTCAGTGAATCTGCTTTCAGTTTTTCTACATTGAATCCAACTGTTGGCACAATATCTATTGATCTTTGTTCTTCCTTTTTCAGATGATTCAATATTGAAGTTTTCCCACTGTTATCTAAACCTATCACAATAATGTTAGCTTCTGCTTGTGAAAAACCAAGCCACTTCACAAAAGCTTTGAAAAATCCCATCTTTAACTTGTATCAGATGCTTGTAACTAGAGGGAGTTGGCTCAACAAGTTTAAACTCCTGCAATATGCCACGTTGTGCCCTTAATCAATATCAATTGAAACACAAAAACATATCTGAGAGCTCAGTTTGTTAGGGAAacatcatttcttatatttattgtTCAACTTGTTAAAACATGTGCAGTTATTCACACGATTTTTGGTCTtaatatttctgtcaaattatgTTTACATCGGTAACAGAAATATTTCCCATAATGCAACATAACAGTGATCTTTGATAAAACCCGTTACAATCCGTTCACAAGGCTGTTACAGGCTGTACAGTAGTAAGTAAATTTGCTATAATGCTCTATAAAAATCTTCTGGGAGCTGTAACATTACTAGCCTTTTCCTTCTTTCTTTTATAATAATGGCAAACGTTCAGTGATGAAACATGCGTGGGGCGGGATGGGTTTTCACTATCAATACGgaagagccgtaagaatagcctgcgaggctattcctacgggactgtaagaatagccacttcctaaaaAGTGATAGAACCACCAGCTTTTCCAGGCTACTCAATCCACctagaccgcctcggtagcctagtagtagagtgtccgctttgagtgcgggaggtcgtgggttcgatccctggccacgtcataccaatACCAAAGGCGTAAAAaaggtactagcagcttcctcgcttggcgttcagcattaaggggatagtgctaggactggtcagcccgatgtcagtatatTGTGacagggtggggtatcatgccatgtgtctacggcgtgatattccagtgaggcagcactataaagttgggcattgttctcactgctacaagtagacatcatcgtttatatgactaaaaaattgttgaaaaagacgttaaacccgaacacacacatacaatCCACCTAGTACTCACGGGCAGTTggttatttagaaaaaaatgtgcaaaacctAAGGAGAACCTTAAGTCCCTATCTGAATAAAAatttacatacatacatgttGTGCAGAAAGGACGATGTACGTTAGTagggttaaaaaaaaacaggataaaagcaaGTGTAATACATTTATGGTTTGAGCATTTATACAGCCAGTGCTGACttggttttccctgttggatattcttccttgtttttttttgaatcCGGAGATTGATTCAATGCTGACTACATACGATTGAAGTGTGTTCCATTGCACAACAGTCCgtggaaaaaatgaaattaattttgttataatcTACTGTggtagccttatgttcttaaatgacgtataatctgaaaagtagatcccccggaagcaccgagaacaatacaaacagtaaaaattgcagactcggtttgattgagtctgatcatgagcagtaattgaaaatgcaacactgctcacgccccctagcaccggcttaagcagtattcaatcttcaaatctaaatgagttgaaatcaatgatcccgaaggaccagaaaatataacaacactgagatgaagtcggggcgactttttacggccgccacacagcacttaacacctgctgttgtgaagtaaatataatctgaatagtagatccctcagaagcagcgagaacaatgcaaacagtaaaaatagcagactcggtttgattgagtatgttcatgagcagtaatggaaaatgcaacactgctcacgctccctagcaccggcttaagcagtattcaatcttcaaacctaaatgagttgaaatcaatgatcccgaaggaccagaaaatataacaacactgagatgaagtcggggcgactttttacggccgccacacagcactaaaCCACACAcataaaaaacaccaaaaaagtAGGGATCATAcgtatatcttctaagagagaatTTTTGTCTGACatgtcaacactatggaatatctttcaaactgacagctaaaatgagtaataagatttgtttacatttctataaatgcaaaactctccttgaaaatgctaccaaaatccCGAgcataggtccacaatgaaataaatatatataaagacagGAACTGGCTCAACCACAAGGTATcttacacttatcgttggccccaCTCCATTGGACCAACAGAATATTTTCGTCTATCATGGAtggtccaacgttgggccaactccaTTTCTTTGCTGGTCAAAAGAAGGATGTCAAAGCTATCACAACTAttacgaatttgaaaaaaaaccactaaaactatactgaacagcaaaagaaactatccagttttataactggggtattttttacttaaaaactttaatttataaatcacttgtgttttttatatcacattacacttgacgaacttcacgtgtaaaattttaaaaaatcaatcaaccgtgaagtcagtagtcccacaatagccttTTTGCACGAAATgcacgtgcgcctgtaattaacaattttctttgtgaagttttattgtcattggaaatattgataattggctaactcgaaa includes these proteins:
- the LOC123528847 gene encoding ADP-ribosylation factor-like protein 6, which produces MGFFKAFVKWLGFSQAEANIIVIGLDNSGKTSILNHLKKEEQRSIDIVPTVGFNVEKLKADSLTITAFDMSGQGRYRNLWEQYYRDCQGIIFVVDSSDKLRMVVARDELESVLQHPDMAKRRVPVLFFANKMDLRDAVSSVKVSSLMGLDNLREKPWHICASNGLTGEGLHEGIDWLTCEMKNQLAAQRKK